In Phycisphaerae bacterium RAS2, the DNA window CCCAGGCTGTCGGGGCAGACCCCGACCCCGAGTTCTTCCGTGATGAGCGTTGCGAGGTCCATTCCCTGATCCTTCGATGCCTTCCACCGAGCCACTGCCTCTTGCGGCTCGACATTGTAACGCGTCCCTGCACCGGGCAACTCGTCGAAGCCGGCTAGCCTAACCGCCGCTGCGGCCATTGATTGTACGTGATCTCCCCCGTCTGCGGTTCACGGGCGCTTCGACCCGTTGCACGCCGTCAGTCGCCGCCGACGCCGTCCGCCTCAACGGACGCAACGGTCCGGCCGTCGGGTCGATCCGGCGCAATCTGAAGATAAGCCAGCGCGTGCGCCAGAATTTCGCGCACGACCGGCGCGGCGACCGTGCCGCCGTAATAGGCAATCGATTTCTTCGGCCGAGTTACCGCGACCATCACCACCAGTTGCGGGTCCTTCGTCGGCGCGCCGGCAATGAATGAGCTGACATACGCGTCCGGCTCGTATCCTCCGCCGCCTCGCCGCGCGATCTGCGCCGTGCCGGTCTTCCCGAAGACCGAATACTGCGCCAGCTTCGATTTCGTGCCCGTGCCGATCTCCACGACCTGGCTCAAGATCTTTTCGCGCATCGTCTTCGCCACGGCCTCGCTCACCACGCGTCGTTCCGGCGGCGGGTTTGAGAAATCATTCAACACGCGCCCATCCGGCGCGAGCACGGCCCGGATCAGGTACGGCTGCACCAGCATCCCGCCATTGGCAAACACGCAGAACGCCCGCGCCAACTGCAACGGCGTCGTGCCAATCTCCTGCCCCATGGGAATGCTTGTCGTCGTGAAGCTGTTCCATCGGTTGAACGGCTGGAGGATGCCCGAGTCTTCGCCGACCAGGTCAATGCCCGATTTGCTTCCGAAACCGTACGCGCGCATGTAGCGATGCAACCGGTCGTTCCCAAGCCGCTTGCCGATCTTGGCCATGCCGATGTTGCTCGACTTAATCAGCACATCCTCGAACGACAACGCGCCGTAGGGATGGTGATCGTGCAGCAGCCGCGCGCCGTCCTGCCAGGCCCCGTTTTCGCAATCGAAGACCTCGCCCAGCCGCACGACTTTCTCCTCCATCGCGGCGGCCGCAACGAAGGGTTTGAACGTGCTGCCCGGCTCGTACGGATCGGTGATCGCCCGATTGCGATAGCGCACCGGCCCGAAGTCCAGGTAATGATTCGGATCAAACCCCGGCGACGTCGCCATCGCGAGGATCGCCCCCGATTGCGCGTGCATCACGATGCCGACCGCGCTCTCGGCCTTGTATTGCTCGATGCATTTGGCCAGCTCGCGCTCGGTTGTCGCCTGAATCTCGGCGTCGATGGTCAGGAGAACATGGAACCCGTCACGCGCCGGGCGATAGCCGCCGTCGGCCAGCCAGAATGCCTTGCGCCGCGCATCTCTAACAATTGTCTTTAGCCCGTCCTCGCCGCGCAGCCACGATTCGCACTGATACTCCAGACCGCTCACGCCGACGCCGTCCGGCGAGACAAACCCAACCAGCGCCGCCGCCAGCTGATTCATCGGATACACGCGATACGGCTCGTCGAACAGGCCGATGCCGTAGATGTTCGCATCGCGGATCATCTGCGCCTGCTCGTCGTCCACTCCGCGGCGAATCACCATGAAGCGATTGCCTTCCGCCGCGTTCAGGTCCGGCGCGATCTCCTCCGGCGAAACGCCGAGAATCTCCGCCACCGTTCGAGCCGCGGCGTCTTTGTCTTCGATGACTTTCGGATCGGCGAAGACGCTCTTGCGCAGCATCGTGCCGGCGATCATGCGACCGCGGCAATCGACCACGAGCCCGCGACGATGCTTCAGCGGGATGATCGACTGCTGCTGGCGCTCGGCGCGGGCCAGCAGGGCCGTCCCCTGGTAGGCGTTGATGTAGACAAGTCGCCCGCCCAGCACGACAAACAGGACCAGCACACCGCCCAGCAGAATCTGCGAAACCGGATTGTTTGATTTCGAACGCAAGGCATCCGTTCCTTACCGAGTTCGATCCATCCCCTCGGGCAACGCGAGCTAGTCGCGCGGTCCGGGTTGCCCCCGATTGGCATCCTTCGCCGCGGCATCAGTTCGCGGCGGAAGCAGATTCAAACCGAGGTCCTTCGTCCGCCGGCGAATTTCCTCCGGCCCCCGAAGCCGTGCGAGATCCATCTCCTGCGACCAGAGCACGTGCTCCAGTTCCGTCTGCTTTTGGTGCAGCCGCTGCACGCGATTTGAAGCTTTGGCAGTCTCCCCGCGGATCACCACGATCGTGATGCCCGTGACGACCATCATCAGCAGTATCAACAGCGACCGACCCGTCGTCATCGCACATGCACCCCGCGCGACCTGCGCCGCCGCGCTGCCCGCGTCCTTCGACTACGGCTCGTCGCCGCCGCTCCCCTTTGCCGACTGGACGTTCAACTCCGACGAACCGGCCACCTTCGCCGGCACACGGATCTTCATGCCGATCTTCAGCGAATGCCGGTTCTTCAGCAGGTCCTGATTGATATCCATTAATGTCTTAACGTAGCGCTCCGCCCCCATCTCACGCCGCGCGATGCGGCTTAACGTGTCGTTTTTCTGAACCTCGTACCACCGATAGGCCATCGGCTTGGACGTGCGCTCGCCGGTTGCCTTGGCGTCGGTCGAGCGATCTTCTTCCCGGCGTTCGGCTGGATCGACCGGCGGCCGCGACGATGCCAACTGGATCGACTCAATCTGCCCCCGCTCACGAATGGGCACGGGGATGCGCAGGGCTGATTCCGGCGAGGCGGACGCGCCGCGCGGGTTCGATGGCGCCGCATCGACTAACGTCGTGCGCCCGGCGCGGGCAGGCTCCGCTACGCCAGGCTTGACGGGGGCGGCTTCCTTGTTCAACACGAATTCCGGAGCCGGCTCAAACCCCTCACCCAGGTCGGGAATCTTTAACGATGTTCCAGCCCGCACCGAAGCCTTGTTCTTCAGCACATCGCGATTGGCCTCGTAGATTGCATCGACGCGCGCCGGCGTCGAGCGTCCGAAGTGTTTCGCGGCGATCTTGCCGAGGCTTTCGCCCGGTTGAACCTCGTGATGCGTTCGCACGCGAATGCCCACTTGCTTCGCGATGCGCTCCAACTCTTCTTTCGACGCCGTTGGCGGCGACGACCCCGCAGCCAAAGTCGTATTGGCGCTCGGCAGAGCCGATGCCGAACCGGGCGAAGCCGGCGACATCACCGGGCTGCCGGGCGTCGCGGCGGGCGAACCGACCGGCGGCGTCGCCGAACCGCTGTTCTGCGCGATGCGCGTCGCGGAATCGACCGGTGTTTCCTGCACCAGCGGATCGACCACGCGCGGCAGATTAAGACTGTTGACAAGATCGGCCGGCAGCTCCTCCAGTGGTTCGTCGTCGCGCGGCGTTGCCTGCACGACACGTTCCTCTTGAATCGGCGACATCACCGGCACGCGCGTCGTGCTCGGGCGCACGATCGGAGGTAATTGCGTCTCCACGGGGACGCGCCCCATGTCTCCCAGCGGATGGTCCGAAGCGACGTTGGATGACTTCTTGGATTGATCCATGAACGCAAACGCCGGCGCCTTGCTGTCGCGATGCGCCGTGCCACGCTCGGATAAGATGATGGCGAAAAGTACGATGAACGCCAAACCGACCAACAGGCCGATCTTGGTCTCTTTGGTCATGGAGCGCACCTCCGTGTGCAATGACTTCCGTGGCGAGCAGTCTAGGTGATAACGTCCTTGTTTACAAGCTTCAATCGCGCTCCCGACCCTCTCATCGAACGCGTCCAACCGGCGCGCCGCCAGCCGCATTCCAAGTTGCCCTACGCAACCCGACGTGCCACGCGAAGCTTGGCCGACCGGCTTCGCGGATTGACGGCCTGTTCCTCTTCCGTCGCCGTCAAGGGCTTCTTTGTCAGCACCTCAAAGGTACCGGCAGCCGACATCGCCTTGAAATTCTCCTTCACGGCCCGATCTTCCACACTGTGAAAGCTGATCACCGCAATCCGTCCGCCAATCGACAGGCATCGCGGAGCCGCTTCCAGCAGCCGACCCAACGCCTGCGTCTCACCGTTCACGGCCATTCGCAAGGCCATGAACGTTCGCGTTGCCGGGTGGATGCGGCTTCGGTGCGAGTCTGGGTCCTCGCCCATTGCCGTGGCGACCAATCGGGCCAACTGGACTGTGCTGTTCAGCCGAATTTGCCGACGAACCTGACAAATCCGCTTTGCAATTCTTCGGCTGTGCCGTTCTTGCGCCTGCAAGTAAATTAGATCGGACAGCTCTCCCTCGCCCAGCGTGTTCACCAAGTCGGCGGCGGTGGTCTTTTGACGCCGGTCCAGCCGCATGTCCAACGGTCCATCCACGTCGAAACTCAACCCCCGAAGCGGGTCGGAAATCTGGTTACTGCTGACCCCCAGGTCGGCCATAATCCCCACAACTGGCCCGGTTGCGCTTCCTCCATCCGCCAGAACCGCAGCCAGGTCGCCGAAATTGGACTGAACGGACCGAAATCGGTCTCCGAATTCCGCCAGCCTCCCGTTCGCCGTCGCCAGGTTCGACTCATCGACATCCAACCCCAGCACCTGAATCCTTGGGTTCGCGCGGAGGAGCAAGCTGGAGTGCCCTCCCAGGCCGAGGGTGCAATCCACGACCCATCCGGCGGGCAAGTCTTGAAAAAACCGCGCGACTTCGTCGGAAAGGACCGGGACATGTCCGAGTAGGTCGCTCATGAGCGATGCATCGCCTCCGCCGCCCGAAACGCCAGTGTGTGTAGCCGTTCAACTGAATGCATCCCGACGAACCACTCTCGATTCTGCGCGACGCGGTTGCTTTCAATTTCTCGCTTCAGTCGAGCAACCTGCTGCGCCGCCGGGTTCAGGCCGCTACGCGATTCCGACAGACCGGTTTGAACCAGCCCCAGGGCGAGAGCGATTTCCTGATTTGCACGATGAATGGCCTCGTATTGGATGCGCCGCTCACTTCGCAAACGCGGCGTTTCCTTTCGCAGATGCATCGACGAGTCGATTGCTCTTTGCCGCCGTTCAATCAAGGCGGCGACCTCTCGGGCATGCTTTGGGTCACTGCTTGCCGCCAACCGCTGCGGATTGAAACGCCGATCTCGTCCTTCGCGGTACACGCGATCCAGATCGCGCGGGCCGGCGTCAAACCGCGGCAGGGGCAATCGAAGCGTCGCCGTCACACAACCGTAACCCGGCGGCTCAATGCCGAACAACCGTCGAATCACATCGTCCGTGATCTGATCGTACTTCGCGCCGCCGATACCATGAATGAACACGTCGCAAGCCAGCAGACGCAGGTACATCGTCAGTGCCAGCGCCCGCGGCCGCAGGCTCCATCCAGCCGCCAACTCGCACAGCGCCGCGCCGGGCTGCGATTGCAATCGGACGGCGGAAGTTGTCCCCAGTTCAAGCCCGTCGGCCCAGAGCGTCAGGTCGCCTCCGGTCGAGACGGACACATACACGCGCTGCCGCGGCCGACTTTCGCGCACCGCCCAAAGCGGCACTTCCACCCGCGCGCCGTCCATCAAAAGATCGGGAATCGGATGCTGCACGCCCGCGATGCCGCGCCGCGTTCGATAAGCCGCCAGCGCCCCGTTGAACGCCTTCGCAGTCTTTCCAGCGTTGGCGATCAGATGACCCACGAAGCATGTGCCGCGCCGCGCGGCCGTGGGACTGCACAGGTTGAACTCGTCGCTGACGAATCGGTAGTCTGGCGGGGCGACGCCGGCCGCCGTGTCTATCGCCGCCACTCCGGCTCGCCACCGCTGCGCGTAGGCCGCCGGTCCGGAAGCACTCTCGAGGAAAGACGTCACCCAACGGGAAAATGCCGTTGCGGGTCCTTCCCGAAATGACGATGGGACGCGCTCGAAAAAAGCAATCCATTCCGCCGCGGCGCGCGCCGGCATCGACTCAAACGCCCAGCCGGCCTGAAAGTCCGCGAACGCCGCGACCGACCGCGCCGTCACGATTCCATCGTCAATCTCCGGCCAGGCCAGCGCCGTACGGTGAACCGCATCACTGTCGACGATCCAATACTCCGCCCGACCGGCGAAGCGCGATGCCAGCGCGGAAACCGCCGCGACCTTGACCCACACGCCGGGATGGATGAACCCCGGTTGGTGGCCCGCCGCGACGACCAGCGGCTCCGAAGCATCGTCATTCAGCAAATCGCCCGCGGGCGTATCAAGTAAGGTGTAAGAATATCTCCGTCGCGCGGCCCGGTTGCGCGCCGCAAGGTCCGCCAGTGCCCCGCCCCCGGGCCAGGTCAACACGTCGCCATCGCCTGCGGGAGCAGCCAGTGCGTCGATCTCGGTGGCGGTCATTTTGGAATGATAGGCGAAGGTCAACAGCGCCGGCGCGTGGCGCAGGGCGTTGGCGATGGAAGCGGACGGGCCAACTCCGCCTCGAACACTTCGAGGTAATGCTGCAGGCGCGCCTCGGGGTCATCGAGCAGCCCGCCAAAATGCCGAGTCGGATCGAGATAAATCAGCGGCACCGGCAACTCGCAAATCCGCAGTCCGCGCCGCACCGCCTGCACCCAGAATTGAAGCGGAAACGCATACCCCGGCACCGTCAGGTCCAGACTCGCCATCGCGCACACACGATACGCCTTGAACCCGCAGAAGGCATCGGTCAGGTTCAAGTCCAGCCGTTCGTTCAGAATCCGTGTGATCCGCCGGTTGATCGCTCGACGGTCTTCCGGCGCGACCGTGTTGCCTGCCATGTCGGTGAGATAGCGCGACCCGGAGACGATGTCCACGTCGTCCACCGCCGCGCGCCGGATGAAATCGGGGATGCCGGCAGGTTCATGCTGTTCGTCGCAGTCGATCGTGATAATCCAGTCGTAACCATGGCAGTCTGCATACCGGAACGCATCGATCAGGCTCTGCCCATATCCGCGATTCTCCGGATGGCGAATGACCTGAATCCCTTCGAAACCGGCAAGAACTGCCGACGTGCCGTCCGTGGAACCGTCATCCACAACCAGCACATCCGTGGCGTATTGGCGGACCTCCGCCAGCACGTCCGCGACGTATGCGGCCTCGTTGTAAACGGGGATGGCGACCAGCGTTCGCATTCATGCCTCTTTCGGTGGCTCATTGTCGAGCAAGGAAATAATAAGTCACGTGGAGGCGAAGTCAAAGGAAATGCGTGCTTCCGCACGGCGGGGAATCGCCCTATCTCTCGGCGGATTCTCGGTTTGCACGTTTCGTTTGCCGATAATAACGAAGATCGCGCCGGCCCGACAACTGCGCAAGCCACCGCGCCGACGGCCGCGCGATCCATCAAACGGGCTGTTTTCGCGATGACCTTCAGAAGTATTGGATTGGCCCCCCATCGACTCGTTGCGCTGCCGGCAGTCGGCGCAATGCTTGTTGGCTGCGCCGCAACGAACCAGCGTCTGATGGAGCCGATTCACAAATCGACCGCTTCATGGGAGCTGAAGCGCGCCGAAGATCACGCCCAGCGCGGGCGCGATGAAAGCGCGGCCGATGCCTTCCAGCGGGCGATTCGCCATGACCCGCGCTGCGCGGCCGCCCATGCCGGTCTGGCGCGGCTTCGTCTGCAACAGGGGGCGATGGACCTGGCCGCCGGAAGCTTTCGATCCGCCGTCAAGTACGATCCGCAGCGGTTTGAGTATGCGATGGAACTCGCCGATTGTCTGCGCATCGGCGCAGCCCAGCATGCTGATCCACGCGCGCAACTGGCTGATGCCATTCGGGCCTACCAGTATGCCGAGTCGCTGGACGGCACGAGATACGAGCCGGTCTTCGGCATTGGTGTCAGCTATCGCCTGCTGGGAGACGTCGATCGCGCATTGGACCATCTCCGCCGCGCGATCGGGTTGAATCCGGCGGCCGTCGCGCCGCACATCGAAAAGGCGGCAGCGCATTTTGCCCGGAACGAGTATCGCAACGCGCTCGCCGAATACCGCCAGATTCTGGAGATTGACCCGAACAATGTGGCCGCGCACAACGGCGCCGGGCGTGTGAACGCCGTGCTGGCAAGGGCGCGCGGCCCGCGCGGGGCGCTGGCTCGCGAGCGAGCAGTCGCGCATTTCCGCCGATCGCTTGAGTTGGGGACCAATCAGGCTGACATCCGCAAGTCGCTCGCCGAGTTGGAGATGTACCGATACCCCGGCGTGCAGGTCGTCCGCGATGAGCCGGAAGATTGATCGTCGCCGCGGCAGGCAGTGCCCACCCATCGGCTCGCTGATTACTACTTTCGTGTTCGTCGTCTGACATTTCGACGGCGCAGGCCCACCAGCCCCAGCACCATCAACGGCAACATGCTGCCGCCCATCGGGCCGCAAAGGCCGGCGCCGCAATCGGCGGAACCGTTGCCATTCCCGTTGTCGTTGCCATTGCCGTTGCCGTTTCCGTTTCCATTGCCGTTGCCGTTGTCATTTCCGTTGCCATTGCCATTCCCGTTGTTGTTGCCGTTGTCCGGGGCCGGGTCATAGCGCAACGCCCGCTCGTTAAATCGATCACCGGCGTACAGTGCGCCGTTGGGTCCGCAGGCCACGCCCCCGACATCAAACAACGTGCTCGCGCTGACGCCGCCGGGATTGTTGGTGTTCCCGGAGAAGTCAGTCTGCCCGAATACGCGATCCGCCGTGTTATCGTTGGCCGGATCGGTGAACTCCAGGATGCGATCATTGATCGAATCGGCGACATAGAGATTGCCGCTGACCGGATCAATGGCCACGCTGACCGGCGTGTCCATCTTAATGGCGCTTGTCCCTGAAGTACCCGTCGTGAAATTCGGCTGGCCGAACACATGCGACGCGGCCTTGTTGTTGGAGAGCGGCGGCTCATAGCGTACAACCCGATTGTTTCCCTGATCCGCCACGTAAACATTGCCGTTGGCATCCACCGTCACGCCCTCGGGATTGTTCAGCGTGTTCGCCGCGGGCACCGGGTTTGCGTCATTCTGGTTCCGCTCTTTAGACGTGAAATTCGGCTGACCCAGCACAATGTCGGCCGTGGTGTCCGTCGTCGTGGGCGAGTTGTACACCAGCACGCGGTGCAGATTGAGATCCGCAAGATACAAATTATCGCTCGGGTCGATGCCGACACCGTCGGGGTTGCCGAGGTTGTCGGCGGTCGGATTCACCGCCTGATCCTTCGTCGTGAAACTGCCGCCCTGTCCAAACACTTGCACGGCGGGTTCATTCGTCGCGAGAAACGGCGGGTCGTATCGGAGAATACGCTTGTTGCCCGAGTCCGCCACATAAAGCTTGCCGGTTGAGTCAACGACCGCGCCGCGCGGGCCCGAAAGCGTCAGCTCCGAAGGATTCGCATTGCCGCGGTTCTCATCGACGCCCGCGAAGTCCGCCTGGCCCAGCACGATGTCGGCCGCCTGACCGTTGGTGAAAGCCGCTGCATCGGGCCATGACAACACGCGATTGTTGCCCGTGTCGCAAACCCACAACCGGCCGGACGCCTGATCCACCGTCAGACCACGAACGCCGTTCAACGTCGAGGCGGAAGGCGTTCCGCCCTGATTACTTTGATTGCTGGTGAAATTGTTCTGCCCGACAACCCCGTCGGCGACCGTGTCTTCCGGAGCGGCCGCGGCGGAACCCGCCCACAGGCTGATGGTCAGCGCGCAAACACACAGGGGCTTCAACAAAGACCTGCATCGCATGGGGAACTCCTTGAAAGCGACGTTGCCGCGAGGCTGCTCACTCATAACGCAGTGGGAACAGAATGCTCCGCACCGCGGATGGAATCAGGGGAATATACCGCGCTCTTTGTAAACCGTCTCCAGCGCCTGAAGCGCCACGATGTAGGCGGCCGTCCGCCAGTCCGTGTGGTGCTTCTTCGCCGTGTCGCGCACGCGGCGATACGAGCCGACGATCTTCTTCTTCAGCTTGCCGTCCACTTCATCCAGATCCCAGAACTCGCTGCGCTTGTTTTGCAGCCACTCGAAATAGCTCACAATCACGCCGCCGCTGTTGCACAAGATGTCCGGGATAACGTGAATCCCCCGCTTTTGCAGAATCTCATCCCCCTCCGGATCGGTCGGCCCGTTCGCCCCCTCGGCCACCAGCTTGCAATCCAGCAGACCGGCCGTCTCGCCGGTGATCTGATTCTCCATCGCAGCCGGAATAAAGATGTCTGTCTTGGTTCGCAGGAAGCCCTCGTGATCGATTGACTCCCCGCGGGCGTAGCCGCGCACCCCGCCGTTGGATCGCACGTAGTCGGCGAGGTCTTCGACATCGAACCCGTTGCTGTTGGCGATCGCGCCGGTGTGATCCTCCACGGCGACCAGTTTCGACTCGTGCGCCGCAAGCAGCCTCGCCGCCCACGACCCGACGTTGCCGAATCCCTGCACCGTGAACGTCGCGCGCGACAGCGGCAGGTGATGATCCTTCGCCCATTCCTCGATGATGTAGGCCGCGCCCTGGCCCGTCGCCTTGTCGCGACCCACGCTGCCGCCGGAGACAATCGGTTTGCCGGTCACGACGTGCGTGCAGCGCTGCCGTTCGTGCGGCGCGACGGTCGACAAGTACGTATCCAGGAACCACGCCATGATCTGCGAATTGGTGTTCACATCGGGCGCGGGAATGTCGTACTCCGGGCCGACGTTGTCGCCCAGTGCGTACACGAACCGCCGCGTGATGCGCTCGATCTCCGCCTGGCTGTAACCTTTCGGGTCAAACGCAATGCCGCCCTTCGCCCCGCCATACGGCAAATCCGAAATCGCCGTCTTCCACGTCATCCATGCCGCCAGCGCCCGCACCTCGTCAATCTCCACCGACGGGTGATAGCGCAAGCCGCCCTTGAACGGGCCGCGCGCGTTGTTGTGCTGCACGCGATACCCGGTGAACACTTCAATGCTCCCGTTGTCCATGCGAACGGGAAAATGCACGATGATTTCGTTTGTCGAGGTCGAAAGGATCCGCCGGATATTGGAATCCAGCTTCATCAGGTCCGCCGCCTTGTTGAACTGCTGGATCACCGTCGCATACAGGCCTGACGCCTTGCGCGCGTGACCGTTCGTCGGTTTGGCCGGCGCGGCCGCCTGTATGGGTTTGTCTGTCACGCTGGTCCCTGTCTTGACCGAGGTCATCCACGAAACTCCAGAAGGTCCCCGCCCTGCTCCGCACGGACACCGGGCGGCGAACGGAAGCGTAGCATTCTACCAGACTCCCGACCGCCGCAAAAACGCCGCACTTTCCTCGGAAATCCGGGCTGCGCTCGCCCCCGATCCCCCGGACCGCCCCGAACTAAAGCACCCGCACCCACGCCGCCTTCAGATACGCCGATTCGGGGCAGTTCGGCATCACCGGGTGGTCCGCCCCCGGGCCGCTCCAGTCCAGCCATTGAATCGACCGTTTGGCCGGCCGCGCCGCCCGCTCCACCGTCTCGCGGAACGTGGGCCGGTCCACCAGGCCGCTGCAACTGCACGTCAGCAGGATGCCGCCCGGCGCGACGACCTGCATCGACAGGCCGTTCAGGTCGTAGTACTTGCGGAGCGCGTCGTCCAGTTCCTCGCGAGAGCGTGCCAGTTTCGGCGGATCGCAGACAACAACGTCAAACTTCTTGCCATTGGCGATCAACTGCCGCAGGTAAATGAACGCGTCGCTGTGGACAAGATTCACTCGTGCGCTGTTGAGATTCACGTTCTCCTTCGCGACGGCCAGCGCCGCCTCGTCGAGATCGACGCTCGTCACCTCTCTCGCGCCGCCGAGCACCTTCGCGCACAGTCCGAACGCCGCCGTGTAGCAGCACAGGTCGAGCACGCTCGCATCGCGGCACAGGCGGGATAATTTGAGACGATTGTCGCGTTGGTCGCAGAAGAACCCCGTCTTGTGCCCGCCCGCCATATCGACGCGATAGCGCACGCCGTGTTCGCGGATGATGACGCTTGACCCGCCGCGCGGATCCCCGTCGCCGCCGGTCAGCGGCTTCAACTCACCGCCGGCCACTTCCACCGCCCGCGGCTCGCCCACGCGGAAATCCTCCGCCATCTCCACGCCGCTGTCCGCCCGAAACACGACCCGCCACGACGAACCCGCCCGGCCCGGCCGATCCAGACTCGCCGGCGCGCCCAGCGCCGCCGCCAATTCGCGCGCCAGCCTCTCCCGTTGCTCGTACATCCCCCTTGAGAAAAACTCAAACACCAGCCAGTCGGCATACCGCTCGGCGATCAACCCGCTTAACCCGTCGCCCTCGGCGTGAATCACTCGGTACGCATCAGTGACCGCATCAAGATTCAGCCGTCGGCGCAACTCGACCGCCCGCGCGATGGCGCTGCGCCAGAATGCCTCGTCCGCCCGCGCCT includes these proteins:
- the rsmH gene encoding Ribosomal RNA small subunit methyltransferase H translates to MSDLLGHVPVLSDEVARFFQDLPAGWVVDCTLGLGGHSSLLLRANPRIQVLGLDVDESNLATANGRLAEFGDRFRSVQSNFGDLAAVLADGGSATGPVVGIMADLGVSSNQISDPLRGLSFDVDGPLDMRLDRRQKTTAADLVNTLGEGELSDLIYLQAQERHSRRIAKRICQVRRQIRLNSTVQLARLVATAMGEDPDSHRSRIHPATRTFMALRMAVNGETQALGRLLEAAPRCLSIGGRIAVISFHSVEDRAVKENFKAMSAAGTFEVLTKKPLTATEEEQAVNPRSRSAKLRVARRVA
- a CDS encoding LysM domain/BON superfamily protein, giving the protein MTKETKIGLLVGLAFIVLFAIILSERGTAHRDSKAPAFAFMDQSKKSSNVASDHPLGDMGRVPVETQLPPIVRPSTTRVPVMSPIQEERVVQATPRDDEPLEELPADLVNSLNLPRVVDPLVQETPVDSATRIAQNSGSATPPVGSPAATPGSPVMSPASPGSASALPSANTTLAAGSSPPTASKEELERIAKQVGIRVRTHHEVQPGESLGKIAAKHFGRSTPARVDAIYEANRDVLKNKASVRAGTSLKIPDLGEGFEPAPEFVLNKEAAPVKPGVAEPARAGRTTLVDAAPSNPRGASASPESALRIPVPIRERGQIESIQLASSRPPVDPAERREEDRSTDAKATGERTSKPMAYRWYEVQKNDTLSRIARREMGAERYVKTLMDINQDLLKNRHSLKIGMKIRVPAKVAGSSELNVQSAKGSGGDEP
- a CDS encoding Undecaprenyl-phosphate mannosyltransferase, giving the protein MRTLVAIPVYNEAAYVADVLAEVRQYATDVLVVDDGSTDGTSAVLAGFEGIQVIRHPENRGYGQSLIDAFRYADCHGYDWIITIDCDEQHEPAGIPDFIRRAAVDDVDIVSGSRYLTDMAGNTVAPEDRRAINRRITRILNERLDLNLTDAFCGFKAYRVCAMASLDLTVPGYAFPLQFWVQAVRRGLRICELPVPLIYLDPTRHFGGLLDDPEARLQHYLEVFEAELARPLPSPTPCATRRRC
- a CDS encoding tetratricopeptide repeat protein — encoded protein: MLVGCAATNQRLMEPIHKSTASWELKRAEDHAQRGRDESAADAFQRAIRHDPRCAAAHAGLARLRLQQGAMDLAAGSFRSAVKYDPQRFEYAMELADCLRIGAAQHADPRAQLADAIRAYQYAESLDGTRYEPVFGIGVSYRLLGDVDRALDHLRRAIGLNPAAVAPHIEKAAAHFARNEYRNALAEYRQILEIDPNNVAAHNGAGRVNAVLARARGPRGALARERAVAHFRRSLELGTNQADIRKSLAELEMYRYPGVQVVRDEPED
- the rlmI gene encoding Ribosomal RNA large subunit methyltransferase I, producing MQRPWVLLRSVTRHPFIFKRMIRSADEGARPGDVVHVYDKSGLLFGQALYNPRSQIALRMLTYGEARADEAFWRSAIARAVELRRRLNLDAVTDAYRVIHAEGDGLSGLIAERYADWLVFEFFSRGMYEQRERLARELAAALGAPASLDRPGRAGSSWRVVFRADSGVEMAEDFRVGEPRAVEVAGGELKPLTGGDGDPRGGSSVIIREHGVRYRVDMAGGHKTGFFCDQRDNRLKLSRLCRDASVLDLCCYTAAFGLCAKVLGGAREVTSVDLDEAALAVAKENVNLNSARVNLVHSDAFIYLRQLIANGKKFDVVVCDPPKLARSREELDDALRKYYDLNGLSMQVVAPGGILLTCSCSGLVDRPTFRETVERAARPAKRSIQWLDWSGPGADHPVMPNCPESAYLKAAWVRVL
- the gdhA_3 gene encoding Glutamate dehydrogenase, whose translation is MTSVKTGTSVTDKPIQAAAPAKPTNGHARKASGLYATVIQQFNKAADLMKLDSNIRRILSTSTNEIIVHFPVRMDNGSIEVFTGYRVQHNNARGPFKGGLRYHPSVEIDEVRALAAWMTWKTAISDLPYGGAKGGIAFDPKGYSQAEIERITRRFVYALGDNVGPEYDIPAPDVNTNSQIMAWFLDTYLSTVAPHERQRCTHVVTGKPIVSGGSVGRDKATGQGAAYIIEEWAKDHHLPLSRATFTVQGFGNVGSWAARLLAAHESKLVAVEDHTGAIANSNGFDVEDLADYVRSNGGVRGYARGESIDHEGFLRTKTDIFIPAAMENQITGETAGLLDCKLVAEGANGPTDPEGDEILQKRGIHVIPDILCNSGGVIVSYFEWLQNKRSEFWDLDEVDGKLKKKIVGSYRRVRDTAKKHHTDWRTAAYIVALQALETVYKERGIFP
- the pknD_1 gene encoding Serine/threonine-protein kinase PknD, which gives rise to MRCRSLLKPLCVCALTISLWAGSAAAAPEDTVADGVVGQNNFTSNQSNQGGTPSASTLNGVRGLTVDQASGRLWVCDTGNNRVLSWPDAAAFTNGQAADIVLGQADFAGVDENRGNANPSELTLSGPRGAVVDSTGKLYVADSGNKRILRYDPPFLATNEPAVQVFGQGGSFTTKDQAVNPTADNLGNPDGVGIDPSDNLYLADLNLHRVLVYNSPTTTDTTADIVLGQPNFTSKERNQNDANPVPAANTLNNPEGVTVDANGNVYVADQGNNRVVRYEPPLSNNKAASHVFGQPNFTTGTSGTSAIKMDTPVSVAIDPVSGNLYVADSINDRILEFTDPANDNTADRVFGQTDFSGNTNNPGGVSASTLFDVGGVACGPNGALYAGDRFNERALRYDPAPDNGNNNGNGNGNGNDNGNGNGNGNGNGNGNDNGNGNGSADCGAGLCGPMGGSMLPLMVLGLVGLRRRNVRRRTRK
- the ftsI gene encoding Peptidoglycan D,D-transpeptidase FtsI, producing MRSKSNNPVSQILLGGVLVLFVVLGGRLVYINAYQGTALLARAERQQQSIIPLKHRRGLVVDCRGRMIAGTMLRKSVFADPKVIEDKDAAARTVAEILGVSPEEIAPDLNAAEGNRFMVIRRGVDDEQAQMIRDANIYGIGLFDEPYRVYPMNQLAAALVGFVSPDGVGVSGLEYQCESWLRGEDGLKTIVRDARRKAFWLADGGYRPARDGFHVLLTIDAEIQATTERELAKCIEQYKAESAVGIVMHAQSGAILAMATSPGFDPNHYLDFGPVRYRNRAITDPYEPGSTFKPFVAAAAMEEKVVRLGEVFDCENGAWQDGARLLHDHHPYGALSFEDVLIKSSNIGMAKIGKRLGNDRLHRYMRAYGFGSKSGIDLVGEDSGILQPFNRWNSFTTTSIPMGQEIGTTPLQLARAFCVFANGGMLVQPYLIRAVLAPDGRVLNDFSNPPPERRVVSEAVAKTMREKILSQVVEIGTGTKSKLAQYSVFGKTGTAQIARRGGGGYEPDAYVSSFIAGAPTKDPQLVVMVAVTRPKKSIAYYGGTVAAPVVREILAHALAYLQIAPDRPDGRTVASVEADGVGGD